The following are encoded together in the Oncorhynchus masou masou isolate Uvic2021 chromosome 5, UVic_Omas_1.1, whole genome shotgun sequence genome:
- the LOC135539958 gene encoding 6-phosphofructo-2-kinase/fructose-2,6-bisphosphatase 4-like, translating to MTSNEYNIMATSPRELTQNPLKKIWMPWKNGLFVHILQRRVCMTNCPTLIVTVGLPARGKTYISKKLTRYLNWIGVPTKEFNVGQYRRECVKIYKSFEFFHPDNEEGLQIRRQCALTALNDVCQYLTVEGGQVAVFDATNTTRERRWTITRFAEQNGFKVFFVESVCEDPDVIAENIAQVKLGSPDYIDCNTEEVIEDFMKRIKCYENSYQPLDEVLDRDLSYIKIMDVGRRYLVNRVLDHIQSRIVYYLMNIHITPRSIYLCRHGESDLNVKGRIGGDSGLSGRGKEFAKCLGKFIQEQNIKNLKVWTSQMKRTIQTAEAVAVPYEQWKALNEINAGVCEELTYEEIQVHFPVEFSLRDQDKYRYRYPKGESYEDLVQRLEPVIMELERQENVLVICHQAVMRCLLAYFLDKSAEELPYLKCPLHTVLKLTPVAYGCKVESVWLNVEAVNTHRDRPENVDISRMPEEALFTVPAHQ from the exons tatgTATGACCAACTGTCCCACCCTCATTGTGACGGTGGGCCTCCCAGCAAGAGGGAAGACCTACATCTCCAAGAAGCTGACCCGCTATCTCAACTGGATTGGTGTGCCAACCAAAG AGTTCAACGTGGGTCAGTACAGGAGGGAGTGTGTGAAGATTTACAAGTCTTTTGAGTTTTTCCATCCAGACAATGAAGAGGGGCTGCAGATCAGGAG GCAGTGTGCACTGACGGCGCTGAATGATGTGTGCCAGTACCTGACTGTGGAGGGAGGCCAGGTGGCG GTGTTTGATGCCACTAACACCaccagggagaggagatggaccaTCACCAGGTTTGCAGAGCAGAATGGCTTTAAG GTGTTCTTTGTGGAGTCTGTGTGTGAAGACCCTGATGTCATTGCAGAGAACATAGCG CAAGTGAAGCTGGGTAGTCCTGACTACATAGACTGTAATACAGAGGAGGTCATCGAGGACTTCATGAAGAGAATCAAGTGCTACGAGAACTCTTACCAGCCACTGGATGAGGTTCTAGACAG GGATCTGTCCTACATTAAGATCATGGACGTGGGCCGGAGATACCTGGTGAACAGGGTGCTGGACCACATCCAGAGCCGCATTGTCTACTACCTAATGAATATCCACATCACACCACGCTCCATCTACCTGTGTCGCCATGGAGAGAGTGACCTCAACGTCAAAGGACGCATCGGAGGAGACTCGGGCCTGTCTGGCAGGGGCAAGGAG TTTGCAAAGTGTCTGGGGAAGTTTATCCAGGAGCAAAACATTAAGAATCTGAAGGTGTGGACCAGTCAGATGAAGAGAACCATTCAGACAGCCGAGGCCGTGGCTGTCCCCTATGAGCAGTGGAAGGCTCTCAACGAGATCAATGCT GGTGTGTGTGAAGAGCTGACGTATGAGGAGATCCAGGTACATTTCCCTGTGGAGTTTTCACTGAGAGACCAGGACAAATACCGCTACCGCTACCCTAAAGGAGAG TCCTATGAGGACCTGGTGCAGCGGTTGGAGCCAGTCATCATGGAGCTGGAGAGGCAGGAGAATGTCCTGGTCATCTGTCACCAGGCTGTTATGCGCTGCCTGCTCGCTTACTTCCTGGATAAGAGTGCAG AGGAGCTACCTTACCTGAAGTGCCCTTTGCACACTGTATTGAAGCTGACCCCTGTGGCGTATG GATGTAAAGTAGAGTCTGTCTGGTTGAATGTGGAAGCTGTGAACACCCATAGGGACAGGCCAGAG AATGTAGACATTTCACGGATGCCGGAAGAAGCCCTGTTCACAGTCCCCGCCCACCAGTGA